One region of Zerene cesonia ecotype Mississippi chromosome 15, Zerene_cesonia_1.1, whole genome shotgun sequence genomic DNA includes:
- the LOC119832191 gene encoding putative inorganic phosphate cotransporter, translated as MLTGWQLILSKLFVIPQRWVMAIMGFLAVANAYTMRVCLNIAITQMVRRHASTPAYEDGSCPAEVDDIASDTMEVSGYNWDEETQGIILSSFYYGYIVTHLPGGMLAERFGGKYSLGFGVLSTAVFTLLTPWTVNVGGATGLIILRVLEGLGEGTTFPALNAMLARWAPVSERGRMGSLVFGGAQIGNIAGTYFSGLVIKETGDWQSVFYLFGSIGILWFILWALLCYNDPESHPYISDKEKKYLEEALGRHHNSQPSAIPWKAIFTSVPLWALVCAQIGHDYGYFTMVTDLPKYMTGVLKFDIHRTGTLAALPYMVMWISSIIFGWMCDKMVKKQWLTVTNARKTFTTIASVGPGICMILASYSGCDTETVVILFTASMGLMGAFYPGMKVNALDLSSNYAGTIMAIVNGIGAITGIIAPFLVGLLTPDSTLVQWRLVFWITLAVFIVTNLVFVAWASGDEQWWNSSSQDARKQQVEAGAVPANNEIKL; from the exons ATGTTGACCGGCTGGCAGTTAATTTTGTCGAAac TTTTCGTGATACCACAACGATGGGTGATGGCAATCATGGGTTTCCTGGCTGTGGCCAACGCATACACGATGCGAGTCTGCCTCAACATTGCCATAACGCAGATGGTGCGGCGGCATGCCTCCACGCCAGCTTACGAGGATGGTTCGTGTCCTGCTGAAGTTGACGATATCGCGTCTGATACAATG GAAGTCAGCGGTTACAATTGGGACGAAGAGACACAAGGCATAATTCTCAGTTCCTTTTACTATGGGTACATTGTAACGCATTTACCTGGCGGCATGTTAGCGGAACGATTTGGAGGGAAATACTCTTTAGGATTTGGAGTTCTCAGCACGGCAGTATTCACATTACTTACACCTTGGACTGTTAATGTGGGTGGCGCAACTGGACTCATTATATTGCGAGTTCTCGAAGGACTTGGAGAG gGAACCACATTTCCGGCTTTAAACGCAATGTTAGCGCGGTGGGCGCCCGTCTCAGAGAGAGGTCGGATGGGTTCTCTTGTGTTCGGCGGAGCGCAAATTGGAAATATCGCTGGGACGTACTTCTCGGGCCTAGTTATTAAGGAAACAGGAGATTGGCAATCCGTGTTCTATTTGTTTGGCAGCATTGGGATCTTATGGTTCATTTTATGg GCATTACTCTGCTACAATGATCCGGAATCTCATCCCTACATTTCGgacaaagaaaagaaatatttagagGAAGCTCTGGGAAGACATCATAACAGCCAACCCTCTGCAATTCCGTGGAAGGCTATTTTTACTTCAGTTCCTCTTTGGGCTCTAGTCTGTGCACAG aTTGGACATGACTACGGTTACTTCACAATGGTAACTGATCTTCCGAAATATATGACTGGAGTATTGAAGTTTGATATTCATAGGACTGGCACTTTGGCTGCTTTACCTTACATGGTTATGTGGATAAGTTCGATTATCTTTGGATGGATGTGTGATAAGATGGTTAAGAAGCAATGGCTTACTGTTACGAATGCTAGGAAGACTTTTACAACTATtg ccTCTGTCGGCCCCGGTATTTGTATGATCCTCGCTTCATACTCCGGTTGTGATACAGAAACAGTGGTTATTCTTTTTACGGCATCCATGGGATTGATGGGAGCCTTCTATCCAGGAATGAAAGTAAATGCTTTGGATCTGAGCAGCAATTATGCCGGTACAATCATGGCTATCGTGAATGGCATAGGAGCGATAACTGGCATCATAGCACCGTTCCTTGTTGGCTTGCTTACACCTGAT AGCACCCTGGTCCAATGGCGTTTGGTGTTTTGGATAACTCTAGCTGTATTTATCGTCACCAACTTAGTGTTTGTGGCATGGGCCTCTGGCGACGAGCAATGGTGGAACAGTTCCTCGCAAGACGCGAGAAAACAGCAGGTCGAAGCGGGTGCAGTACCCGCAAATAAtgagattaaattataa
- the LOC119832470 gene encoding ionotropic receptor 75a-like yields MKFLLIFIYCASNYFGNTLGLVKDKEVKLISDLQEHTNRSSLIFITCWSEDAKVKVYKNFGKEKNKPITIQFANYGDVIGINDEKENILLIADLHCENISTSLKMYEERKLFRSPLQWILITNEEKNNSGSIFDFYNNIDILLDVEVMVVQKLQEKYVIEYVYKISNQSRWRSEFFGEWSTSHSLQKRKDWIEVAAIRRRMLDGHVISVCYVLTDADSINHLTDGVNDHIDTITKVNFPTTNHLLDFLNASRKYVFTDTWGYRINNTWNGMTGYLNRAEVEIGGSPMFFTSQRISVVEYISSPTPTRSKFVFRQPKLSYENNLFVLSFQKYLWYGSGALIVLLFLFLFIATIWEWKMFGKHASRAGNSSVLQPNVFDVTFLVFAATCQQGTHVELKGSLGRIVLLQLFVAVTFLYTSYSANIVALLQSSSSQIRTLDDLLHSRLAFGVHDTVFNRYYFSVETEPVRKAIYQTKIAPVGIKPRFMNMEEGIKKMRNGLFAFHMETGVGYKFVGKYFQEGEKCGLKEIQYLQVIDPWLAVRKDTQFMEILKIGTKRLQEHGLQQRENRMLYEKRPKCLGRQENFVSVSMVDCYPAILILSYGCLLSGILLTLEILNNSKNMLKNSCANNINLFRYPTRWLIVGKTEELKNYNINIDSEIIVAEEERFGFNLYMPYKISKSRNIIVNEHFGSWSTENGLNKAQTMIFSTSMRRKNLMGIPITISSVISEENTKNEIMSLRNIFVDTVAKTSYRQIIPLFDFMNATMVIIYTDTWGYIINGSYNGMVGDMVRGNADLAGTIIFITKSRLDVLEYLVYPSPPTTKFVFRQPSLSYQNNLFILPFKPVVWMCIFGLILLLTIILFINAYWERMKLDNFFIFQRDQTVLRPSLSDIVIMVISAISQQGSSNELKGTLGRVVMFILFFAFVFLYTSYSANIVALLQSNSNQIRTLSDLLNSRLELGAEDTQYNRYHFSTATEPIKKSIYQTKIAPQGSKANFMSLEEGVKNIQTKPFAFNMNLGTGYKIVERYFHEHEKCGLQEIQYIQESKAWQTCRKNSPYKEIYKIGLMRNQEHGLNDRENRLVYAKKPMCAFRGSSFDSVNMIDFYPALLLLAYGTILSVLSLFFEVVYWLRARRNHLGS; encoded by the exons ATGAAATTTctcttgatatttatttattgtgcttCAAATTACTTTGGAAATACGTTAGGTCTTGTAAAAGATAAGGAAGTAAAGCTAATTTCAGATTTACAAGAACACACTAATCGCTCATCGCTTATATTCATAACATGTTGGTCGGAGG atgCTAAAGTAAAAGTGTATAAGAATTTCGGCAAGGAGAAAAACAAACCAATTACGATCCAATTTGCAAATTATGGCGATGTTATAGGCATTAATGacgaaaaagaaaacatattattaatagccGATCTACACTGTGAAAACATATCGACATCTTTAAAAATG TACGAGGAAAGGAAATTGTTCCGATCGCCATTACAAtggattttaattacaaatgaagaaaaaaataacagtggcagtattttcgatttttacaataacatcgatattttattagacGTTGAAGTTATGGTTGTGCAGAAATTACaggaaaaatatgttatcGAATACG TATACAAGATAAGTAATCAATCACGTTGGCGCAGTGAATTTTTCGGAGAATGGAGCACAAGTCACAGTTTACAAAAACGTAAAGATTGGATCGAAGTCGCTGCCATTCGTAGGAGAATGCTTGATGGACATGTTATCAGTGTTTGTTATGTTCTAACAGATGCTGATAGTATAAATCATTTAACGGATGGAGT GAACGACCATATAGACACGATAACAAAGGTTAATTTTCCCACCACAAATCATTTGCTAGATTTTCTTAATGCGAGTAGGAAATACGTTTTCACTGACACGTGGGGATATAGAATCAATAATACGTGGAATGGAATGACTGGATATTTGAACAGGGCAGAAGTTGAAATTGGAG GCTCTCCGATGTTCTTTACGTCACAACGAATTTCCGTTGTGGAATATATTTCGAGTCCAACGCCAACACGATCCAAGTTCGTGTTCCGGCAACCGAAGCTTTCATACGAGAATAACTTATTTGTTCtttcttttcaaaaatatctcTGGTATGGCTCCGGAGCTCTCATTGttcttctgtttttatttttgtttattgccACTATTTGGGAGTGGAAAATGTTCGGCAAGCATGCATCG AGAGCTGGAAACTCGTCCGTGCTTCAGCCTAACGTTTTTGatgttacatttttagtaTTCGCGGCCACTTGTCAACAAGGGACTCATGTAGAACTcaaag gTTCTTTGGGACGTATTGTGTTGCTCCAGCTTTTCGTCGCGGTAACATTTCTCTACACGTCATACTCTGCTAATATAGTTGCTCTATTGCAATCCAGCTCCTCCCAGATTCGAACACTTGATGATCTGCTACATTCTAGACTTGCATTTGGAGTTCACGATACTGTTTTTAACAGATATTACTTTTCA GTTGAAACAGAGCCAGTCAGAAAAGCCATATATCAAACGAAAATTGCACCAGTTGGGATCAAACCAAGATTCATGAATATGGAGGAGGGGATTAAAAAAATGCGAAAT GGACTATTTGCTTTTCACATGGAGACTGGTGTAGGCTATAAATTTGTTGGCAAATACTTTCAAGAAGGAGAAAAATGTGGGCTGAAGGAAATCCAATATTTGCAAGTGATAGATCCTTGGCTTGCAGTAAGAAAGGACACGCAATTTATGGAGATCTTAAAAATTGG AACTAAACGACTCCAAGAACATGGTCTGCAACAAAGAGAGAATCGTATGTTATACGAAAAACGACCGAAATGTTTGGGAAGACAGGAGAATTTTGTTTCAGTTAGCATGGTTGACTGTTATCCTGCAATTCTGATTCTATCTTATGGTTGCCTGTTATCTGGGATATTGCTTACCCTAGAAATTCTTAATAATAGCAAAAATATGCTGAAGAATTCatgc GCAAACAACATAAACCTGTTTCGCTATCCAACACGTTGGCTTATAGTCGGTAAAActgaagaattaaaaaattataacataaacatcGATTCTGAGATTATCGTCGCTGAAGAAGAAAGATTTGGGTTCAATTTATACATGC CTTACAAAATATCCAAAAGCAGGAATATTATCGTAAATGAACACTTTGGCTCTTGGTCTACAGAAAATGGGTTAAACAAAGCTCAGACTATGATATTTTCGACTTCAATGAGGCGGAAGAATTTAATGGGAATTCCTATAACTATTTCCAGTGTTATTAGCGAAGAGAATACGAAAAACGAAATAATGAGCTTaag GAACATTTTTGTAGACACAGTAGCTAAAACCAGTTATCGGCAAATTATTCCTCTCTTCGATTTCATGAATGCTACGatggtaataatttatacagataCTTGGGGGTATATAATTAACGGATCGTACAATGGTATGGTCGGTGATATGGTTCGTGGGAACGCAGATTTAGCTG gtacaattatattcataacaaaATCACGCCTTGATGTGTTAGAATATTTGGTTTATCCATCGCCTCCTACAACCAAATTTGTCTTTCGCCAACCATCACTGTCATACCAAAATAATCTATTCATATTGCCGTTTAAACCAGTTGTATGGATGTGTATTTTTGGATTAATACTGTTGCTCACAATTATCCTGTTCATCAATGCTTATTGGGAAAGAATGAAGCTAGATA atttttttatttttcagcgTGACCAAACAGTACTAAGACCCAGCTTGAGCGATATTGTTATAATGGTTATAAGTGCTATTTCTCAACAAGGAAGCTCTAATGAGTTAAAag GTACTCTAGGACGTGTTGTAATGTTCATATTATTCTTCGCTTTCGTCTTCTTATATACTTCATATTCGGCTAACATAGTAGCTCTACTACAATCCAACTCGAATCAAATTAGGACCCTTAGTGATCTCCTGAACTCCAGGCTTGAACTAGGCGCTGAAGATACTCAATATAACAGATATCATTTTTCG ACGGCCACTGAACCCATTAAGAAATCTATTTATCAAACCAAAATAGCCCCTCAAGGATCAAAAGCAAATTTCATGAGCTTAGAGGAAGGAGTTAAGAATATACAAACG aaaCCATTTGCGTTTAACATGAACCTAGGTACTGGATACAAAATAGTTGAGAGATACTTTCACGAACACGAGAAATGTGGTCTTCAAGAGATTCAATACATTCAAGAAAGCAAAGCCTGGCAAACTTGTCGTAAGAACTCGCCTTACAAGGAAATTTATAAGATtgg CCTCATGAGAAACCAAGAACACGGACTGAATGACCGAGAAAATCGGTTGGTGTACGCTAAGAAGCCCATGTGCGCATTCCGCGGTAGCAGTTTCGATTCAGTCAATATGATTGATTTCTATCCAGCATTACTTTTGTTGGCTTATGGGactattttatctgtattatcTCTTTTCTTTGAAGTTGTGTATTGGTTGAGAGCCCGTAGAAACCACTTGGGATCTTGA